The Humulus lupulus chromosome 4, drHumLupu1.1, whole genome shotgun sequence genome has a window encoding:
- the LOC133829990 gene encoding ubiquitin-conjugating enzyme E2 27 translates to MIDFARVQKELQECSKDIEKSGIKVTPKSDSTLSRLIGTIPGPVGTPYEGGIFQIDITLPDGYPFEPPKMQFTTKVWHPNISSQSGAICLDVLKDQWSPALTLKTALLSVQALLSAPQPDDPQDAVVAQQYLKHYQTFVGTARYWTESFAKSSSLGVEEKVQKLVEMGFPEASVRSTLESVGGDENLALEKLCSG, encoded by the exons ATGATAGACTTTGCTCGGGTTCAGAAGGAGCTTCAGGAATGCAGTAAGGACATTGAAAAGTCCGGTATCAAAGTCACTCCGAAGAGCGACTCCACTCTCTCCCGTCTCATCGGCACCATTCCTGGCCCAGTTGGAACCCCTTACGAAGGTGGCATCTTTCAGATCGATATCACCTTACCAG ATGGGTACCCTTTTGAGCCTCCCAAAATGCAGTTCACAACTAAAGTTTG GCACCCTAATATCAGCAGTCAGAGTGGAGCTATCTGCCTGGATGTCTTGAAAGACCAATGGAGCCCAGCTCTGACATTGAAAACAGCTCTGCTTTCTGTACAAGCACTGCTTTCTGCTCCACAACCCGATGATCCTCAAGATGCTGTGGTAGCTCAACAG TATCTTAAACACTATCAGACCTTTGTTGGCACTGCTCGATACTGGACAGAAAGTTTTGCCAAGTCATCATCCCTTGGAGTGGAGGAAAAG GTACAAAAACTAGTAGAGATGGGATTTCCTGAAGCTTCTGTGAGAAGTACATTGGAGTCTGTTGGTGGAGATGAGAACTTGGCCCTGGAAAAGCTTTGCTCTGGTTAA